A genomic segment from Thermothielavioides terrestris NRRL 8126 chromosome 4, complete sequence encodes:
- a CDS encoding glycosyltransferase family 22 protein (CAZy_ID 269819): protein MWRRTYLLLVLVRLWFALSPSYLHPDENFQGPEVIAGEIFSYPVRRTWEFTSDSPIRSVFPLWPVYGLPMLLLRWLWIGNGNDGEIPPIAVFWTLRVLMFIVGFVLEDWALHELIQSKRHRPLARLLVASSYVTWTYQTHTFSNSIETLVVAWSLVLIERIVASPAGLCTTALAIILDTAFYTPHSLSWSDLLRNPVLTPINNLAYNISPSNLAQHGLHPWYQHLLVNLPLLLGPGALLLLMRPKRTLRLYSAISGIVVLSVSQHQEARFLLPTVPLILSSVRLPKSEKLARTWAVSWIVFNVILGTLMGVYHQGGIIPAQVFMSKQPDATHAIWWKTYMPPIWLLNGKNEVLRTQDVMGMPGEMLLAELDKLATCDTPADRRSMEYLKEKNGTYLVAPLSATWLDPYLPNKGLDGLRFREVWRHQQHLNLDDLDFAEDGVWDTLSRVVGRRGLAIWRVTKSCPGGKGR, encoded by the exons ATGTGGCGGAGAACATACCTCCTCTTGGTTCTGGTCCGGCTGTGGTTTGCGCTGTCGCCGAGCTACCTGCACCCGGACGAGAACTTCCAGGGCCCGGAGGTCATAGCCG GGGAGATCTTCAGCTACCCCGTCCGACGTACTTGGGAGTTCACGAGCGACAGCCCGATTCGAAGCGTGTTCCCGCTATGGCCGGTCTACGGGCTGCCGATGCTCCTGCTGCGTTGGCTGTGGATCGGAAATGGGAACGACGGCGAGATTCCCCCCATCGCCGTCTTCTGGACGCTGCGGGTGCTCATGTTCATCGTCGGCTTCGTGCTAGAGGACTGGGCGCTTCACGAACTCATCCAGTCGAAGCGACATAGGCCGCTTGCCAGGCTTCTGGTTGCTTCCTCATACGTCACCTGGACGTACCAGACGCATACTTTTTCGAATTCGATAGAGACGTTGGTTGTCGCTTGGAGCTTGGTTCTCATCGAGCGCATCGTCGCCAGTCCG GCCGGTCTCTGCACCACTGCGCTCGCGATCATACTCGACACAGCCTTCTACACTCCTCACTCGCTCTCCTGGTCTGATCTCCTCCGCAACCCGGTCCTCACACCAATCAACAATCTCGCGTATAATATTTCGCCTAGCAACCTGGCGCAACATGGCCTGCATCCTTGGTACCAACACCTCTTGGTGAACCTGCCGCTGTTGCTTGGACCCGGTGCGCTGCTTCTCCTCATGCGCCCGAAGCGCACGCTGCGGCTTTACTCTGCGATCTCAGGCATCGTGGTGCTTTCCGTCTCGCAGCACCAGGAAGCCCGGTTCCTGCTCCCGACCGTGCCGCTCATCCTCTCGTCGGTCCGTTTGCCGAAAAGCGAGAAGCTGGCGCGCACTTGGGCGGTGAGTTGGATCGTCTTCAATGTCATTTTGGGGACGTTGATGGGGGTCTACCACCAAGGCGGGATTATCCCAGCCCAGGTTTTCATGAGCAAGCAACCGGACGCGACGCACGCGATCTGGTGGAAGACGTACATGCCGCCAATATGGCTGCTGAACGGGAAGAACGAGGTGCTGCGCACGCAGGACGTCATGGGAATGCCGGGGGAGAtgctcctcgccgagctggacaAGCTCGCCACCTGCGACACCCCCGCAGACAGACGCAGCATGGAGTATCTGAAGGAGAAGAACGGAACCTACCTGGTGGCGCCACTGTCCGCCACGTGGTTGGACCCCTATCTGCCGAACAAGGGGCTGGACGGGCTGAGGTTCCGCGAGGTGTGGCGGCACCAACAACACCTCAATCTCGATGATTTGGATTTTGCGGAGGACGGCGTGTGGGATACCCTTTCTAGAGTCGTTGGGAGGCGCGGTCTTGCTATTTGGAGGGTGACAAAGAGCTGTCCTGGAGGCAAGGGTAGATAA
- a CDS encoding 60S ribosomal protein L39: MPSHKTFRTKQKLAKAKKQNRPIPQWIRLRTGNTIRYNAKRRHWRKTRLGL; this comes from the exons ATGCCG AGCCACAAGACCTTCCGTACCAAGCagaagctggccaaggccaagaagcAGAACCGGCCCATTCCCCAATGGATCCGGCTCCGCACCGGCAACACCATCAG ATACAATGCCAAGCGGAGACACTGGCGCAagacccgcctcggcctctAA